CGCCGTCACGCTGCATCACCTCGAAAACGCGCTCGAATACACCCTGCTGCTGCCCAAATCCGAAACCGGCATCCGCCGCTTCTGCCTTTGGGCCATCGGGATGGCCGTCCTCACCATTCGCAAGATTCACCGCCACCCCGGCTTCACGGCGGGCAATCAAGTGAAGATTACCCGCCGCACCGTCTACGCCACCATCCTCGTCTCCAACTCCGCCTGCCAGTCCAATGCACTGCTACGCCTAATCTTCAAAGCGTGCGCAATGGGGCTGCCAAAAATTCACTCGAAATCCTAATTGTATTAGTTTCCCCCATGTAGTAGCATTTAGTCTCTCAACTCATCCGTTTACGCGGGGGCAAATCCGGATCGCAACAGTTTGGTTGAAAATTTAAACCGAATGAGGCACTATCTAGATGGAGAAACGAAAGCCGCATTACTCGCTTTCGCGCCTGAAGGAACTCGTCAAGGAAGGCAGCTATCGTGTGACGCGTACGGCTCTCCGGTGCGCCAGTGACGACTTCGGTTTACCGAATAACGAAGCGATTGCAAAACACGTGTTGACCCTAGAAGCGAACGAATTCTACAAGTCGATGACAACTCACACCAATACAAAACTCTGGCAGGATGTCTATCATCATAACGTCTATGGGGCGATTGCCTATTTGAAGGTTCAGATCCACGATGACGAAACCGTTGTGATCTCATTCAAACGGTTGGAGGAACAGTGAAATGCGCGACAAAGACTGGAAAGACTGCCCCATTTGTGGTTCGGAAGGCACTATGCGCTACAAGAAGGGTATCCACGAACGCTGCAAACCTAAAAACTACACCCCGTTTGAGGTAAAGGGACTGGATGGTCACTTCTGCACCGTCTGCAAGGATGGGTTCTGGACGCTGGCGTCTGAGCAGAAGTTGTCCAAAGCCATTAGCGAACACATGGCCCGCGAAGATGCTGAGCGCGTCAAAGCGTCCGAACTCGCCAGCGTCAAAGAAGCTGCACAGGCCTTGA
This sequence is a window from Candidatus Hydrogenedentota bacterium. Protein-coding genes within it:
- a CDS encoding type II toxin-antitoxin system MqsR family toxin, encoding MEKRKPHYSLSRLKELVKEGSYRVTRTALRCASDDFGLPNNEAIAKHVLTLEANEFYKSMTTHTNTKLWQDVYHHNVYGAIAYLKVQIHDDETVVISFKRLEEQ